A window of the Juglans microcarpa x Juglans regia isolate MS1-56 chromosome 5D, Jm3101_v1.0, whole genome shotgun sequence genome harbors these coding sequences:
- the LOC121265068 gene encoding leucine-rich repeat receptor-like tyrosine-protein kinase PXC3 — protein MAVFFLFSIVLVGFLSKPQLVGAQLRDQTTLLSINKELGVPGWGVNYSAYCSWHGIGCGSNNSMVERLDLSSRKLRGNATLISELKALKWLDLSHNDFHGSLPSAFGNLSELEFLDLSSNKFGGLIPRELGGLKNLRTLNLSNNLLEGEIPDELQSLEKLEAFQISSNKLNGSIPIWVGNLTKLSIFTAYENDLRGRIPDNLGSVSELQLLNLHSNHLEGPIPKNIFVLGKLEVLVLTQNKLSGDLPEEFGHCKGLSSIRIGNNDLVGIIPKSIGNISSLAYFEADYNKLSGEIVPEFAQCSNLTLLNLAFNGFAGTIPPELGQLMNLQELILSGNSLFGNIPISILGCKNLNKLDLSNNRFNGTIPNEICNMSRLQFVHLGQNSFKGEIPREIGNCVKLLELQMGSNYLTGTLPPEIGHIKNLQIALNLSFNHLYGPLPLELGKLDKLVSLDVSNNRLSGNIPPALKGMLSLIEVNFSNNLFTGPIPNFVPFQNSPNSSFSGNEGLCGEPLTSSCGSSRDSNLENYHHKVSLKIILAVSGSGFVVFVSVTVVVLLFIMREREEKAAKAAGIEDDVTNNRPTILAGNVFVENLRQAIDLDAVVKATLKDSNKLISGTFSTVYKAVMPSGLILSVKRLKSMDRTIVHHQNKMIRELERLSKLCHDNLVRPIGFVIYEDVALLLHHYLPNGTLAQLLHESTKQPEYEPDWPIRLSIAVGVAEGLAFLHHVAIIHLDISSGNVLLDSNSKPLVGEIEISKLLDPSRGTASISAVAGSFGYIPPEYAYTMQVTAPGNVYSYGVVLLEILTTRLPVEEAFGEGVDLVKWVHSAPLRGETPEQILDARLSTVSFRWRKEMLAALKVALLCTDSTPAKRPKMKKVVEMLQEIK, from the exons ATGGcggtttttttcttgttctctaTTGTTCTTGTTGGGTTTCTATCAAAACCTCAGCTCGTGGGTGCTCAGCTCCGTGATCAAACTACGCTGTTATCCATTAACAAGGAGCTTGGAGTACCAGGTTGGGGAGTCAACTACTCAGCTTACTGCTCTTGGCACGGCATTGGCTGCGGTTCGAACAATTCCATGGTGGAAAGGCTTGATCTTTCTAGTCGGAAACTCCGAGGTAATGCGACTCTAATTTCAGAGCTCAAAGCTTTGAAGTGGCTCGACCTTTCTCATAATGATTTCCATGGATCGCTTCCTTCAGCGTTTGGAAACTTATCTGAGCTAGAATTTCTCGACCTATCATCGAATAAGTTTGGGGGTCTGATTCCTAGAGAATTGGGTGGTCTCAAAAACCTTAGAACATTGAATCTCTCCAATAACTTGCTTGAGGGAGAAATACCTGATGAGCTCCAGAGCCTAGAAAAGTTAGAGGCTTTTCAAATTTCTAGTAATAAACTCAATGGTTCTATACCTATTTGGGTGGGCAATTTGACCAAGTTGAGTATTTTCACAGCCTATGAGAATGATTTAAGGGGCAGAATCCCGGATAATCTAGGTTCAGTTTCAGAACTACAATTGCTGAATCTGCATTCAAATCATCTAGAAGGCCCGATacctaagaatatttttgtccTAGGAAAACTGGAAGTTCTGGTTCTGACCCAGAATAAATTGAGCGGTGATCTTCCTGAAGAATTTGGGCACTGCAAAGGCCTTTCTAGTATCCGAATAGGCAACAATGATCTTGTAGGAATCATTCCTAAGTCAATTGGAAATATTAGCAGTCTTGCATACTTTGAAGCAGATTACAACAAGCTCTCTGGTGAGATTGTCCCCGAGTTTGCTCAATGCTCTAATCTCACCCTCCTAAATTTGGCCTTTAACGGGTTTGCTGGAACTATTCCTCCAGAGCTTGGACAGCTCATGAATCTGCAGGAATTGATTCTCTCTGGGAACagtttgtttggaaatattcCGATATCAATCCTCGGGTGCAAGAATCTTAACAAGCTTGATCTAAGCAATAATAGATTCAATGGCACTATACCAAATGAAATCTGCAACATGTCAAGATTGCAATTCGTGCACTTGGGTCAGAATTCATTTAAAGGGGAGATACCTCGAGAGATTGGAAACTGTGTGAAACTGCTTGAATTGCAAATGGGTAGCAACTACTTGACTGGAACACTACCTCCTGAGATTGGTCATATAAAAAACTTACAGATAGCATTAAATTTGAGTTTCAATCATCTCTATGGGCCACTGCCTCTCGAGTTAGGGAAACTGGACAAGCTGGTTTCTTTGGATGTCTCTAATAATCGGCTCTCAGGTAATATCCCACCTGCGCTTAAGGGCATGTTGAGCTTAATAGAGGTCAATTTCTCAAATAATCTGTTCACTGGCCCAATACCCAACTTTGTACCATTCCAAAACAGTCCAAATTCAAGCTTTTCAGGGAACGAAGGCCTCTGTGGAGAGCCATTGACCTCTTCATGTGGAAGCTCTCGTGATTCTAACCTTGAGAATTACCATCACAAAGTCTCTTTGAAGATCATACTAGCTGTTTCTGGTTCTGGCTTTGTAGTCTTTGTATCAGTCACTGTAGTTGTTCTGCTGTttataatgagagagagagaagaaaaagcagCCAAAGCCGCAGGAATTGAAGATGATGTAACCAATAACCGGCCAACAATACTAGCGGGCAATGTGTTCGTTGAGAATCTCAGACAAGCAATCGATCTTGATGCTGTTGTAAAAGCAACTTTAAAGGATTCGAACAAACTCATCAGTGGGACTTTCAGCACAGTTTACAAAGCAGTTATGCCTTCTGGGCTGATTCTGTCAGTAAAGAGACTTAAATCCATGGACAGGACTATCGTTCATCACCAGAACAAGATGATTAGAGAGCTTGAAAGGCTCAGCAAACTGTGTCACGATAATCTGGTGCGACCCATTGGGTTTGTTATTTACGAAGATGTTGCTCTTTTACTCCATCATTACTTGCCGAATGGGACATTAGCCCAGCTTCTTCATGAATCTACCAAGCAACCTGAATATGAACCTGACTGGCCTATACGACTCTCCATTGCGGTTGGAGTGGCGGAAGGGTTGGCTTTCCTCCATCATGTGGCCATTATCCACCTTGATATTTCTTCTGGTAATGTTCTTTTGGATTCTAATTCCAAGCCTTTGGTCGGGGAGATTGAGATATCAAAGCTCTTAGATCCGTCCAGAGGCACCGCAAGTATTAGTGCTGTAGCAGGCTCATTTGGCTATATTCCACCAG AATATGCATATACAATGCAAGTTACAGCACCAGGAAATGTGTATAGCTATGGTGTTGTTTTGCTCGAAATCCTTACGACGAGACTACCAGTTGAGGAGGCTTTCGGTGAAGGGGTAGACTTGGTAAAGTGGGTTCATAGCGCTCCACTACGAGGGGAAACCCCAGAGCAGATACTTGATGCAAGGCTTAGTACAGTTTCTTTTAGGTGGAGGAAGGAAATGCTTGCAGCGCTTAAGGTCGCCTTGCTCTGCACTGACAGCACACCAGCCAAGCGGcctaaaatgaaaaaagtggTGGAAATGCTTCAAGAAATAAAGTAG